The genomic stretch GCGGCCGCATTTGAAGCATCCGTCGCAGCCGCCGGTGACAGCCGAGGAAAGCGCCTGGATCGAAAAGATGAAGGCGTGGTGGCGCCAAGAAGAAGGCTATCGCTCGATCCAGTCGACGAAGCCGATGGCGCTGGCGTTCGGGTTGATGGATTCGCCCGTGGGGTTGGCCGGGTGGCTCGCCGACAAGTATTGGCGGCTCGGCGATACGCGTAAGGATCATCCGTATGACGGCATGGAGGCGCGCTTTCCGATGCACACGATGTGCACGCAGCTTTCGATCTATTGGTATTCGGGCACGATCAATTCGGCGAACATGCTCTATCGTGCCGGTCCCGCCGAACGCAGCGCGTTGCTCAA from Planctomycetota bacterium encodes the following:
- a CDS encoding epoxide hydrolase encodes the protein RPHLKHPSQPPVTAEESAWIEKMKAWWRQEEGYRSIQSTKPMALAFGLMDSPVGLAGWLADKYWRLGDTRKDHPYDGMEARFPMHTMCTQLSIYWYSGTINSANMLYRAGPAERSALLKPGERVSVPTAYSDYPMDDLPPTPESWGRRGYNIVRWREMKAGGHFAAMEEPKLFADDVREHFRSVR